The Bacillota bacterium genomic interval CCGACCAGAACGTGCACCGTGTGCGAGATATTATTGGGATCGTAAAAGAGGAGGAAGATACCGGACACACCCAGCAGTGCAAGACCGACGCACATCATCCCCGTAACCGCGCCGGCTTTGAAGGACACGTTCAGGCCGTAGGCCAACCCTTGTTTCGCCGCTTCCGCCACGCGGGCGTTGCTGCGAGTAGATACGTTCATGCCGATGAAGCCGCAAAGACCGGAGAAGAAGGCGCCCACGACAAACGCAAACGCGGTCTGCCAGTCGAGAGCGAAATACAGGGCGATCGCCACGATCACGCCGACCATGGCAATGGTCTTGTACTGCCGGGCCAGGTACGCCATCGCTCCTTCCTGGACGGCCTTGGAGATCGCCTGCATCTTTTCCGTGCCTGCCGGACGGCCCATGATCCAACTGGTCAGGTAAAGGGCGAACAGAATGGCCAGAACCGCCGCCCCGATGCCGATCCACGGAATCAGGTTCACATCCATGTAACAAATCCACCTCCATCAAACAATTTATTGCAGAAGATTACCGGAGCCTCTCACCATCTCCAGCATCAACCACCCCCCATTAACTAGTCGGCAAAGGGCCAAAAAAGCTGTTAGTTCCACACGGTCAGGATGATGGACAAAAGACCGAAAACAACAGCCAAAACAATGGTTACTTTGCCAAAGAACTGGTCCAAACCCTTCTTTTTGCCAAAAAAGGTCTCGGCGCCTCCGGCGATGGCCCCGGAAAGGCCGGCGCTCTTACCGGACTGCAAGAGGATTACGGCGATCAGCCCGAGGGCGATCAGGGCGTGCAGGCCCATTACGATGCTTTTGAGCAACATGGCAAACAACTCCTTACAATACCGATGAATATTATAGCATGGCCCTCATACACCTGCAACGTCAAAATAGCAGGAATTCCAGAAACGGCGCCCATTTACGCCACTAGAGGTTGGAGAAATACCTCCGGCCCCGAAATACGGCGACCTCACCCAATTCCTCTTCGATCCGCAGCAGACGGTTGTACTTGGCCACCCGTTCCGTCCGGCACGGGGCGCCGGTCTTGATCTGCCCCACCCCGGTGGCCACCGCCAGGTCCGCGATGGTTACGTCCTCGGTCTCGCCGGAGCGGTGCGAAATGACGGCGGTGTAGCCGGCTCTCCGGGCCCGGTTGATAGTTTCCAGGGTCTCGGACACCGTACCGATCTGGTTTACTTTTATCAGTATAGAATTTGCCGTTTTCGATACAATTCCTCTTTCCAGCCGCTGGGGATTCGTTACA includes:
- the secG gene encoding preprotein translocase subunit SecG, coding for MLKSIVMGLHALIALGLIAVILLQSGKSAGLSGAIAGGAETFFGKKKGLDQFFGKVTIVLAVVFGLLSIILTVWN